In one Merismopedia glauca CCAP 1448/3 genomic region, the following are encoded:
- a CDS encoding DUF7249 family protein — protein sequence MNNNYNGWMNYETWVTALWIDNDQSSYYYSHELTKLAQEEHSQKQDRISYLATLLKDWIQEMNPLADDANLFSDLLNAALSEVNWGEIAENFLTDSTVSS from the coding sequence ATGAACAACAATTACAACGGCTGGATGAACTACGAAACCTGGGTAACTGCCCTTTGGATTGATAACGACCAAAGTAGTTACTACTACAGCCACGAGTTAACAAAACTAGCTCAAGAAGAACACTCTCAAAAGCAAGATCGCATCAGTTATTTAGCGACCCTTCTCAAAGACTGGATTCAGGAAATGAATCCATTAGCAGATGACGCTAACTTATTTAGCGATCTTCTCAATGCCGCTCTTTCTGAAGTGAATTGGGGTGAAATCGCTGAAAACTTTTTGACCGACAGCACGGTGTCCTCATAA
- a CDS encoding ribbon-helix-helix protein, CopG family, which translates to MKRKPGAPKGTVNNPLGTNQWEGNRAKSPIAVRLLEEQDRAIRDRAISEGKTLTEVMEEAIALYLSS; encoded by the coding sequence ATGAAGAGAAAGCCTGGTGCGCCGAAAGGTACTGTGAACAATCCTTTGGGAACTAACCAATGGGAGGGGAATCGAGCGAAATCGCCGATCGCGGTTCGCTTGCTAGAAGAGCAGGATCGGGCGATTAGGGATCGGGCGATTTCTGAAGGGAAGACTTTAACTGAGGTGATGGAGGAAGCGATCGCGCTTTATTTATCCAGCTAA
- a CDS encoding ERF family protein, whose amino-acid sequence MKELISALIKAQPHFKSIRKDKINPYVKSKYADLDSVIAATKDALRANGLLISQTTSVNESRAILVTTLWHESGQKIEGNYPLTKTEDPQKLGASITYARRYALCAILGITADDDNDGDETLMNSANKTVAPIQ is encoded by the coding sequence ATGAAAGAACTAATTAGCGCCCTAATTAAAGCCCAGCCGCATTTCAAGTCAATCCGCAAAGATAAAATCAATCCCTACGTTAAATCTAAGTATGCAGATCTAGATTCTGTCATTGCAGCAACTAAAGATGCTTTAAGAGCCAATGGATTATTAATATCTCAAACTACCTCAGTCAACGAATCAAGAGCCATTTTAGTCACAACATTATGGCACGAATCCGGTCAGAAGATAGAAGGGAATTATCCATTAACTAAAACTGAAGATCCCCAAAAGTTAGGAGCATCAATAACCTATGCCAGAAGATACGCCCTATGTGCAATTTTAGGGATCACGGCTGACGACGATAATGATGGGGATGAAACATTGATGAATTCAGCTAATAAAACAGTAGCCCCAATCCAGTAA
- a CDS encoding 3'-5' exonuclease: MQPDLDLDKFQAYEWANKLISGDYGDWCVLDSETTGLGDKAEIIELSIISKYGSTIFDSLIKPTVAVEPGARAVHQITDEMLEDAPIFPEVFPKIAKAIAGKTLVIYNSNFDIYKLKYAASLHELELPEFKTHCAMNWYAQYYGQWHDYWGNYTWKKLPGGSHRAKGDALACYNLVKQMAEPMSCSVDYPSPLFPAKQIGCIWSDWIEVFINVYYKPKVRIKIQLPKFGWINELNAQKESQFPGDDLEEIPF, encoded by the coding sequence ATGCAACCCGACTTAGATCTAGATAAATTCCAAGCATATGAATGGGCAAATAAGCTAATCTCTGGAGATTACGGTGATTGGTGCGTTTTAGACTCAGAAACGACTGGACTTGGCGACAAAGCTGAAATAATCGAGCTATCAATAATTAGCAAGTATGGCTCGACCATATTCGACAGTCTCATAAAGCCTACAGTTGCAGTAGAGCCAGGAGCTAGAGCCGTCCACCAAATTACCGATGAAATGCTGGAGGATGCCCCGATATTTCCCGAAGTGTTTCCCAAAATAGCTAAAGCTATTGCTGGTAAAACCTTAGTCATCTACAACTCCAATTTCGATATTTATAAGCTAAAGTACGCAGCTTCCCTTCATGAATTAGAACTGCCAGAATTCAAAACCCATTGCGCGATGAATTGGTACGCCCAGTATTACGGTCAATGGCATGACTACTGGGGAAACTATACCTGGAAAAAACTGCCAGGTGGAAGTCACCGAGCCAAAGGAGATGCTCTAGCTTGCTACAACTTAGTGAAACAAATGGCTGAGCCAATGTCATGTTCTGTAGATTATCCATCCCCACTATTTCCAGCTAAACAAATTGGCTGCATTTGGTCTGATTGGATAGAAGTCTTCATCAACGTCTATTACAAGCCCAAAGTCAGAATAAAAATTCAACTTCCTAAGTTTGGCTGGATAAATGAATTAAATGCTCAAAAAGAATCTCAATTTCCAGGTGACGACCTTGAAGAGATTCCATTCTAG
- a CDS encoding ATP-binding protein produces QNIVGETCYPLHMASPYGVNPLVVNLDPEGGGSSLQAISVASVLKKALQLGPIQEGLMLDVLATCYNRRHIFQSNFDSWRNEPPNFDDVQQEINNRVAAGCKDSAKLKLKLAATFQYGIFSRPTFSLKERLIRVDLCKLPPALGAIAAESLAKQLMDSHRLLGEIKGKLPRTYLFIDEAKEMPKLSGSACDRIIADGRKYGLALALASQSERHLSLDVIGNSATKIVLPVDASEVGKVARKFRFAENRVAQLVPLTALCRFGTTAEVVEIEPYYLRGEK; encoded by the coding sequence ACCAGAATATAGTAGGTGAAACCTGCTATCCGTTGCATATGGCTTCTCCCTATGGAGTTAACCCATTAGTAGTCAATTTAGATCCTGAAGGGGGTGGATCGTCTTTACAGGCTATCTCTGTGGCTAGCGTTCTCAAAAAAGCTCTACAATTGGGACCAATCCAAGAAGGATTAATGCTAGATGTCTTGGCTACCTGTTATAACCGCCGTCACATCTTCCAATCCAACTTTGACTCCTGGCGCAACGAGCCGCCTAACTTTGATGACGTACAGCAGGAGATTAATAATCGGGTAGCTGCTGGGTGTAAGGATTCAGCTAAGCTGAAGTTAAAACTGGCGGCGACGTTTCAATACGGTATCTTCTCTCGTCCAACGTTCTCGCTCAAGGAAAGGCTAATTCGGGTGGATTTGTGCAAGTTACCTCCAGCTTTAGGTGCTATAGCGGCAGAGAGTTTGGCTAAGCAACTGATGGATTCTCACCGTTTACTAGGGGAAATCAAAGGGAAGCTGCCACGGACTTACTTGTTTATAGATGAAGCCAAGGAGATGCCCAAGTTAAGTGGGAGTGCGTGCGATCGCATTATCGCAGATGGGCGCAAGTATGGTTTGGCATTAGCTTTGGCTTCCCAATCAGAAAGGCATTTGAGTTTGGATGTAATTGGGAATTCAGCGACTAAAATCGTTCTCCCAGTCGATGCTTCTGAAGTGGGGAAGGTGGCGCGGAAGTTCAGGTTTGCAGAAAATCGGGTGGCTCAGTTAGTTCCTCTGACAGCTTTGTGTCGGTTTGGAACGACAGCAGAGGTTGTGGAGATAGAGCCTTATTATCTTCGGGGCGAGAAATAG